The sequence TCCGCAGCATGTTTTAAAGCGGCACTAAACCCAGGTTCAATTCCAATTATGGCAGTTTCTTTTCCTTTTTCTTTTGCCTTCAAAATTATCGGAAGAAATTCCGCATTTCTCGTTGCCAAAGCAATAATATCAATGTTTGGATTGTATATCTCCCTCATAGCCTCGACGGCAAGTTTCACTCCAGTTTCTCCAGCAACGATTATCGGTTCAAAACCTTGATTTGCAACCGCTTCAATAAGCCCCTGAGGAGCGTATTGGTTCAGAATGACTTTCGCTACCCTTATATTGCCGAGTTCTTCCAATGCTGCAACAATATCCTCAAGGTGCACATTGAACTCCTTTCTAAGGATATTTGGCCCATCTATAAGGAGGGCAATCCTTTTTCCTCGCTGAATTTTCTTCCTCATCATTGCAATACTTTTAACTCCTTCCTTTGTCATGGAGACTATTTTCTCCCAATTGCTGGGCATCGTTATCACCTCAATCAGTATGAAAACTCTACATGGAAAAGTTATGGCTTTAAAGTATAAAAAA comes from Thermococcus alcaliphilus and encodes:
- a CDS encoding TIGR00288 family NYN domain-containing protein produces the protein MPSNWEKIVSMTKEGVKSIAMMRKKIQRGKRIALLIDGPNILRKEFNVHLEDIVAALEELGNIRVAKVILNQYAPQGLIEAVANQGFEPIIVAGETGVKLAVEAMREIYNPNIDIIALATRNAEFLPIILKAKEKGKETAIIGIEPGFSAALKHAADYVIILERGEVDENSTVQNTEKRRKRA